In Micromonospora sp. NBC_01813, the following are encoded in one genomic region:
- a CDS encoding epoxide hydrolase family protein, with product MQPFRVQIPEVQLNDLRSRLAEARWPEKLPDVGWERGVPTSYLKNLVDHWRTDFDWRAVEACLNGYPQYTADFDGTTIYFMHVRSPEPGAMPMIMTHGWPGSVAEFLDVIGPLTDPRAHGGDPADAFHLVMPSLPGFGFSGPNPNVGWNNLRTAQAWAELMRRLGYDRYLAQAADFGTGVSLTLAGVDEEHVAGVHLNTLPTPPSGDPGELDDLDDEDRARLARSARFVRELAGSMKLQATRPHTVAYALTDSPIGQLAWIVEKYKDWADSASVPEDAVNRDRLLAIASIYWFTGTAGSSAQFYYEIAENLPINVSTGRYPAIKAPLGVAVFPHAPFVPIRRFADRDFPSIVHWNEFDRGGNFAALEEPDLFIEDVRAFRRLIKE from the coding sequence ATGCAGCCGTTTCGCGTACAGATACCCGAGGTGCAGCTGAACGATCTCCGTAGTCGGCTAGCTGAGGCCCGCTGGCCGGAGAAGCTGCCAGACGTCGGCTGGGAGCGTGGCGTGCCGACGAGCTACCTCAAGAACCTGGTCGATCACTGGCGCACCGACTTCGACTGGCGTGCCGTCGAGGCCTGCTTGAACGGGTACCCGCAGTACACCGCCGACTTCGACGGTACGACCATCTACTTCATGCACGTGCGTTCGCCTGAGCCGGGCGCGATGCCGATGATCATGACGCACGGCTGGCCCGGCTCGGTCGCGGAGTTCCTGGACGTCATCGGACCGCTGACCGATCCCCGGGCCCACGGCGGCGACCCGGCAGACGCGTTCCACCTCGTGATGCCCTCGTTGCCTGGGTTCGGCTTCTCCGGGCCCAACCCGAACGTCGGCTGGAACAACCTGCGCACGGCCCAGGCGTGGGCGGAGCTGATGCGCCGGCTCGGATACGACCGCTACCTGGCTCAGGCCGCCGACTTCGGCACCGGTGTGTCGCTCACTCTCGCCGGCGTTGACGAGGAGCACGTGGCCGGGGTGCACCTCAACACGCTGCCTACCCCGCCCAGCGGCGATCCGGGCGAGCTCGACGACCTCGACGACGAGGACCGGGCCCGGCTGGCACGGTCGGCCCGGTTCGTCCGGGAGCTCGCCGGATCGATGAAGCTCCAGGCGACCCGACCGCACACGGTGGCGTACGCGCTGACCGACTCGCCGATCGGGCAGCTTGCCTGGATCGTCGAGAAGTACAAGGACTGGGCGGACTCGGCGAGCGTTCCCGAGGACGCGGTGAACCGCGACCGCCTCCTGGCCATCGCGAGCATCTACTGGTTCACCGGTACGGCTGGCTCCTCCGCCCAGTTCTACTACGAGATCGCCGAGAACCTGCCGATCAACGTGTCCACGGGCCGGTACCCGGCGATCAAGGCGCCGCTCGGTGTGGCGGTGTTCCCGCACGCACCGTTCGTGCCGATCCGGCGCTTCGCCGATCGGGACTTTCCGTCGATCGTGCACTGGAACGAGTTCGACCGGGGCGGCAACTTCGCCGCCCTGGAGGAGCCGGACCTGTTCATCGAGGACGTCCGGGCGTTCCGCCGACTGATCAAGGAATGA
- a CDS encoding cyclase family protein produces the protein MAQQPAAIEDFRALGARLSNWGRWGPDDQRGTTNLITPERLVAAAGLVRRGKVFDLGIPLDENGPQPGGGRINPVHLMSETGAEQVFPGGFRFADDYIFMALQGSSQWDALSHVYYDDRMYNGFPAGGVTVRGAAHCAIDQQSAGIAGRGVLLDIAALKGVDWLESGTVITPEDLDEAAARQGGVEVGPGDILLFRTGWRRKFLRDGDRNAFMAGEPGLGQRCCAWLRDRDVAAVCSDNWAIEVLPGENPDALLTVHMVLIRDMGMTLGEILDFEELAADCENDGVWEFFFAAPPLKVSRAVASPINPLAIK, from the coding sequence ATGGCCCAGCAGCCGGCCGCGATAGAGGACTTCCGGGCGCTCGGCGCGCGGCTGAGCAACTGGGGTCGCTGGGGCCCCGACGACCAGCGCGGCACCACCAACCTGATCACGCCGGAGCGGCTGGTGGCAGCGGCCGGGCTGGTCCGGCGGGGCAAGGTGTTCGACCTTGGCATCCCGCTCGACGAGAACGGGCCGCAGCCGGGTGGAGGACGGATCAATCCGGTCCACCTGATGTCGGAGACCGGTGCCGAGCAGGTGTTCCCGGGCGGGTTCCGGTTCGCCGACGACTACATCTTCATGGCGCTGCAGGGTTCATCGCAGTGGGACGCGCTGTCGCACGTGTACTACGACGACCGGATGTACAACGGCTTCCCGGCCGGCGGTGTGACCGTCAGAGGCGCCGCGCACTGCGCAATCGACCAGCAGAGCGCGGGAATTGCCGGCCGTGGCGTGCTGCTGGACATCGCGGCGCTGAAGGGCGTCGACTGGCTGGAGAGCGGCACCGTCATCACTCCCGAGGATCTCGACGAGGCGGCCGCGCGGCAGGGCGGCGTCGAGGTCGGCCCGGGCGACATCCTGTTGTTCCGCACCGGCTGGCGCCGCAAGTTCCTGCGTGACGGCGACCGGAACGCGTTCATGGCCGGTGAGCCCGGCCTCGGCCAGCGGTGCTGCGCCTGGCTGCGCGACCGCGACGTCGCCGCGGTCTGCTCGGACAACTGGGCCATCGAGGTGCTTCCGGGCGAGAACCCTGACGCGCTGCTGACCGTCCACATGGTTCTCATCCGGGACATGGGCATGACGCTCGGGGAGATCCTGGACTTCGAGGAACTCGCGGCCGACTGCGAGAACGACGGTGTCTGGGAGTTCTTCTTCGCGGCACCTCCGCTGAAGGTGAGCCGGGCGGTGGCGTCGCCGATCAACCCGCTGGCGATCAAGTAG
- a CDS encoding acyl-CoA dehydrogenase family protein, whose protein sequence is METTELPTQIELVHRASKLAPVMTEHAGWNEENRRVHDTVVEALTDAGMFRLRVPVANGGYESDATTMVAVATELAKADASAAWTVAVNWITTWMAALFPPEVRDEVFADADLRMCGTLSPSATAAPVNDGFLVNGKWGFVSGAPHSQWQVLVAMAPGPGGDPWPVMALAPLSDLLVVDDWHTSGLRGSGSVTTVADNVFVPASRVVPLVFALPDGYASGRAGIYGAPLVATAAASVTGLAVGMARAAVDQFRQRMRQRGITYTSYSSQAAAPVTHLKLADAVMRADEAEFHAQRLARQVDTKNAAADPWTVEDRARARVDMGRACRLAQESVDILRRASGGSSIYTSVPIQQIARDIDAMNMHALMQPETNLELYGRVLSGLEPDTLYL, encoded by the coding sequence ATGGAGACCACCGAGCTACCGACGCAGATCGAACTGGTTCACCGGGCGTCGAAACTGGCGCCTGTAATGACCGAGCACGCCGGCTGGAACGAGGAGAACCGCCGGGTCCATGACACGGTCGTCGAGGCGCTGACCGACGCCGGGATGTTCCGGCTCCGGGTGCCGGTGGCCAACGGCGGCTACGAGAGTGACGCAACCACCATGGTCGCGGTCGCCACCGAGCTGGCGAAGGCCGACGCCTCCGCGGCCTGGACCGTCGCGGTCAACTGGATCACCACGTGGATGGCCGCGCTGTTCCCGCCGGAGGTGCGCGACGAGGTCTTTGCCGACGCGGACCTGCGCATGTGCGGCACCCTGAGCCCGTCGGCGACGGCCGCACCCGTCAACGACGGTTTCCTCGTGAACGGGAAGTGGGGCTTCGTCAGCGGCGCGCCGCACAGTCAGTGGCAGGTCCTGGTGGCCATGGCACCGGGCCCTGGGGGCGACCCGTGGCCGGTGATGGCCCTCGCCCCGCTGTCGGACCTGCTGGTCGTGGATGACTGGCACACCTCGGGCCTGCGCGGGTCGGGCAGCGTCACCACGGTGGCGGACAACGTGTTCGTCCCGGCATCGAGGGTTGTGCCGCTGGTATTCGCGCTTCCCGACGGCTACGCGTCGGGTCGCGCCGGCATCTACGGCGCTCCGCTCGTGGCGACCGCGGCTGCCTCAGTGACCGGCCTCGCCGTCGGAATGGCCCGGGCGGCCGTCGACCAGTTCCGCCAGCGGATGCGGCAGCGGGGTATCACGTACACCTCGTACTCCTCGCAGGCGGCCGCGCCGGTGACCCACCTCAAGCTCGCCGACGCCGTCATGCGCGCCGACGAGGCCGAGTTCCACGCGCAGCGGCTGGCCAGGCAGGTGGACACCAAGAACGCCGCCGCGGACCCCTGGACGGTCGAGGACCGTGCCCGCGCCCGGGTCGACATGGGACGTGCCTGCCGCCTGGCCCAGGAGTCGGTGGACATCCTGCGCCGAGCCAGCGGCGGCTCCTCCATCTATACGAGCGTGCCGATCCAGCAGATCGCCCGCGACATCGATGCGATGAACATGCACGCCCTGATGCAGCCCGAGACCAACCTCGAGCTGTACGGCCGCGTGCTGAGCGGGCTCGAACCGGACACCCTGTATCTGTAG
- a CDS encoding VOC family protein, with the protein MSTPRLGSILLGSADPERLRTWYIKAFEPLQQPSGFLDFDGFDVLVDSRDDVAATTVEPGRVILNFEVTDARRAAAHLDGMGVSWVAPLEERKDGLFGTLLDPDGNYVQIIELNAEYLAAARGGSGMLAGTVAFNGFSVDDIPRAQEFYRDTLGIPVTEEYGMLHLHLGGNREILVYPKPNHEPATYTMLNFPVDDIDAAVAWLRERGVEMEKFDGVDDDGVFRKGGPLIAWFRDPAGNIMSVIKE; encoded by the coding sequence ATGTCAACGCCACGACTCGGCAGTATTCTGCTCGGTTCGGCCGACCCGGAACGGCTGCGCACCTGGTACATCAAGGCGTTCGAACCGCTGCAGCAACCGTCCGGCTTTCTCGACTTCGACGGGTTCGACGTGCTCGTGGACAGTCGCGACGACGTCGCAGCGACGACGGTGGAACCCGGGCGCGTCATCCTCAACTTCGAGGTCACGGATGCCCGCAGGGCGGCCGCACACCTCGACGGTATGGGCGTGTCCTGGGTCGCGCCGCTGGAGGAGCGTAAGGACGGCCTGTTCGGCACACTACTGGACCCGGACGGCAACTACGTGCAGATCATCGAGCTCAACGCGGAGTACCTCGCCGCCGCCCGCGGTGGCTCCGGGATGCTCGCGGGTACGGTGGCGTTCAACGGGTTCTCGGTGGACGACATCCCCCGCGCGCAGGAGTTCTACCGCGACACGCTCGGCATCCCGGTGACCGAGGAGTACGGCATGCTGCACCTGCATCTCGGTGGCAACCGGGAGATCCTGGTATACCCCAAGCCGAACCACGAGCCAGCCACCTACACGATGCTGAACTTCCCGGTCGATGACATCGACGCGGCGGTGGCGTGGCTGCGCGAGCGCGGCGTGGAGATGGAGAAGTTCGACGGCGTCGACGACGACGGTGTGTTCCGCAAGGGTGGACCGCTGATCGCCTGGTTCCGTGACCCGGCCGGCAACATCATGTCGGTCATCAAGGAGTGA
- a CDS encoding glycosyltransferase, which yields MTVVIPTYNRRDLLRETLRNLARQRMPVDEFEVVVADDGSSDGSRAVVEEASQQLRIKYHFQPDEGNRVCLARNAGARLAAAPLLVFLDSGVYVGPDFLNEHVAAHANGERLVVVGYTWGYDFEKEPPPGLAEAVAESLPEDVVARFHGSEDFFDARHAAFVKTDFDLRRMVAPWVLLWGLNFSLSADDYWRVDGFDEGIVVWGLDDLELGFRLFKAGLEFRLSRTAWAVHAPHERALLADALAGVMVNMHRMMARFPEPMTELAWKLLNNDDDLLEVDENYRFLIGCIDQARSVDVAAEVADLLPQLPPGRLAVFGAGRRLPAELADAVTLDFDADAVAELGATYHAIGIRTPLPDHAVDVVVLTSRLAGLWPRWSAEILTEAARVGGSVQLTPALMQKTAAISR from the coding sequence GTGACGGTGGTCATCCCGACCTACAACCGGCGGGACTTGTTGCGTGAGACGCTGCGGAACCTCGCCCGGCAGCGGATGCCGGTCGACGAATTCGAGGTCGTCGTCGCTGACGACGGTTCGTCGGACGGTAGCCGCGCGGTCGTCGAAGAGGCGTCGCAGCAGCTGCGGATCAAATACCACTTCCAGCCGGACGAGGGCAACCGGGTGTGCCTGGCCCGCAACGCCGGCGCCCGGCTGGCCGCCGCGCCGCTGCTGGTCTTTCTCGACAGCGGCGTATACGTCGGGCCGGACTTCTTGAACGAGCACGTCGCCGCCCACGCCAACGGCGAACGGCTGGTCGTGGTGGGCTACACCTGGGGCTACGACTTCGAAAAGGAACCTCCCCCCGGTCTGGCCGAGGCAGTGGCCGAGTCGCTGCCGGAGGACGTCGTCGCCCGGTTCCACGGCTCGGAGGACTTCTTCGATGCCCGGCACGCGGCGTTCGTCAAGACCGACTTCGACCTCCGCCGGATGGTCGCACCGTGGGTCCTGCTCTGGGGGCTCAACTTCTCTTTGTCCGCCGACGACTACTGGCGGGTGGACGGCTTCGACGAGGGCATAGTCGTCTGGGGTCTGGACGACCTGGAACTGGGGTTCCGACTGTTCAAGGCCGGCCTCGAGTTCCGGCTCAGCCGCACCGCCTGGGCGGTGCACGCACCGCACGAGCGGGCCCTCCTGGCCGACGCCCTGGCCGGTGTCATGGTGAACATGCACCGGATGATGGCCAGGTTCCCGGAGCCGATGACCGAGCTTGCCTGGAAGCTGCTGAACAACGACGATGACCTGCTGGAGGTGGATGAGAACTACCGGTTCCTGATCGGCTGTATCGATCAGGCCCGGTCGGTCGACGTGGCGGCGGAGGTGGCCGATCTGCTGCCGCAGCTACCACCCGGCCGCCTCGCGGTGTTTGGCGCGGGCCGCCGCCTGCCGGCGGAACTCGCCGACGCGGTGACCCTGGACTTCGACGCCGACGCGGTGGCCGAGCTCGGTGCCACGTACCACGCCATCGGCATCCGCACCCCGTTGCCCGACCATGCCGTGGATGTCGTGGTCCTGACGTCGCGCCTGGCCGGACTCTGGCCGCGCTGGTCGGCCGAGATCCTGACGGAGGCCGCCCGAGTCGGCGGATCGGTACAACTCACGCCCGCGTTGATGCAAAAGACGGCCGCCATTTCTCGATAG
- a CDS encoding aminotransferase family protein: protein MSVVDEMPRTMRTAAELAEIDRRVLVHPHHHGGRSKRITIVRGDGCTVWDASGVELLDVMGAGNWVAQVGHGRPELADAAARQMRKLAYYTGFDIFANDQSITLAQRLVDLAPEGLDRVFFTNGGSESVETAFKFARLYHHHRGEPERVWFISRNFAYHGSTYASGAATGFPGIHAGIGPEFPNVARTSPPHSYRAPDICPGRDLTDFLIEELATTIERIGPSNVAAMIGEPVMGGAGILIPPADYWPRVRELLSLHGILLIADEVVTGFGRTGAWYDSAERGMQADLVTVAKGLTSGYAPLGAVLMSDAIAETIAGGDNYLFHGHTYSGHATACAVAHANLDLLEQEGLVDRSRTVGTWLREALAPLADLPEVGEVRVAGATAGVELVADRDTREPLMADWVTVALRDEHRVAAREYGNTLVMAPPLVISRPEVDRAAQALADVLRRRPASHS from the coding sequence ATGTCTGTCGTCGACGAGATGCCGCGCACGATGCGGACCGCGGCGGAGCTCGCCGAGATCGACCGGCGGGTGCTGGTGCATCCGCACCACCACGGCGGCCGGTCGAAGCGCATCACGATCGTCCGCGGTGACGGTTGCACGGTGTGGGACGCGTCCGGTGTGGAACTGCTGGACGTCATGGGCGCCGGCAACTGGGTCGCGCAGGTCGGGCACGGTCGGCCGGAACTGGCTGACGCGGCGGCCCGTCAGATGCGCAAGCTGGCGTACTACACCGGGTTCGACATCTTCGCCAACGACCAGTCCATCACGCTCGCGCAGCGGCTGGTCGACCTGGCCCCCGAGGGGCTGGACCGGGTGTTCTTCACCAACGGCGGCTCTGAGAGCGTGGAGACGGCCTTCAAGTTCGCCCGGCTGTATCACCACCACCGCGGCGAGCCTGAGCGCGTCTGGTTCATCTCGCGGAACTTCGCCTACCACGGCTCCACCTACGCCAGCGGCGCCGCGACCGGGTTCCCCGGCATTCACGCGGGCATCGGGCCGGAGTTCCCGAACGTGGCGCGGACCTCGCCCCCGCATAGCTACCGCGCACCGGACATCTGTCCCGGCCGGGATCTCACCGACTTCCTTATCGAGGAGTTGGCCACCACCATCGAGCGGATCGGCCCCAGCAACGTGGCGGCGATGATCGGCGAGCCGGTCATGGGCGGCGCGGGGATTCTCATTCCGCCCGCGGACTACTGGCCGCGGGTCCGCGAGCTGCTGTCGCTCCACGGGATCCTGCTCATCGCCGACGAGGTCGTCACCGGTTTCGGCCGGACCGGCGCCTGGTACGACTCGGCCGAGCGCGGCATGCAGGCCGACCTGGTGACCGTAGCGAAGGGCCTCACCAGCGGCTACGCCCCGCTGGGGGCGGTGCTCATGAGCGACGCGATCGCCGAGACGATCGCCGGCGGCGACAACTATCTGTTCCACGGTCACACCTACTCGGGCCACGCCACCGCCTGCGCGGTCGCGCATGCCAACCTGGACCTGCTTGAACAGGAAGGCCTGGTGGATCGGTCCCGCACGGTCGGCACGTGGCTGCGCGAGGCATTGGCCCCCCTTGCCGACCTGCCCGAGGTCGGCGAGGTGCGGGTAGCCGGCGCCACCGCCGGCGTGGAACTGGTGGCCGACCGGGACACCCGGGAACCGTTGATGGCCGACTGGGTCACCGTCGCCCTGCGCGACGAGCACCGCGTGGCGGCCCGGGAGTACGGCAACACCCTCGTCATGGCCCCGCCGCTGGTCATCTCCCGGCCCGAGGTCGACCGCGCCGCGCAGGCGCTGGCCGACGTGCTGCGCCGCCGACCCGCCAGCCACTCGTGA
- a CDS encoding GMC family oxidoreductase, whose translation MESYDYVIVGAGTAGCVLAARLSEDLDVTVCLIEAGPVDDSDNIRIPAAGGKLLRSQYDWDYNSNEEPQLGGRRLYLPRGRVLGGTSALNGMVHIRGNARDFDEWCQPGWTYETMLPYFVGCEDNERGASAHHGTGGPLPVAESRSRNPMAAAFVRAAVEAGFPANDDFNGPSQDGFGFYQVNQRNGRRCSAAAAYLHPSAARPNLTVRTRTHAHRVLVEGGRACGVRVQRYDEVVDIRAQREVIVAAGAYNSPQLLMLSGIGPAERLAAAGVPVLADLPEVGRNLQDHPAIYLVFTHDEPVSLLSAGEESNVRQFEADGSGPLSSNVPEAGGFVRTQSDLAAPDVQYHVLPVMFVECALGESAEHGISFGPCVLRPASRGEVSLASDDPTAKPRIRHQYYEEPADLRTMTAGLRIAMELARQPSLAPYTVRPYAYPASTDEADLHAFVRAHTQSVFHPAGTCAIGPVLDPDLRVHGVDGLRVVDASVLPLVPRGNTNAPTVAVAERAADLIRGRTEAAHSRKSLMEVHQ comes from the coding sequence ATGGAGTCCTACGACTACGTCATTGTCGGCGCCGGCACCGCCGGCTGCGTGCTCGCGGCGCGGCTGAGCGAGGACCTTGACGTGACGGTGTGCCTGATCGAGGCCGGACCTGTTGACGACTCGGACAACATCCGCATCCCGGCGGCGGGCGGCAAGCTGCTGCGCTCGCAGTACGACTGGGACTACAACAGCAACGAGGAGCCACAGCTGGGCGGGCGCCGGCTCTATCTGCCGCGGGGACGTGTCCTCGGCGGCACCAGCGCGCTCAACGGCATGGTGCACATCCGGGGCAACGCCCGTGACTTCGACGAGTGGTGTCAGCCCGGCTGGACCTACGAGACCATGCTGCCGTACTTCGTCGGCTGCGAGGACAACGAGCGAGGCGCCTCGGCTCACCACGGGACCGGCGGCCCGCTGCCGGTCGCCGAGAGCCGTTCGCGCAACCCGATGGCCGCGGCGTTCGTACGTGCCGCGGTGGAGGCCGGGTTCCCGGCCAACGACGACTTCAACGGCCCGAGCCAGGACGGTTTCGGCTTCTATCAGGTGAACCAGCGCAACGGGCGGCGGTGCAGCGCCGCAGCGGCATACCTGCACCCGTCGGCTGCTCGACCCAACCTGACCGTGCGCACCCGCACCCACGCACACCGCGTCCTCGTCGAGGGCGGGCGGGCTTGCGGGGTACGGGTCCAGCGGTACGACGAGGTGGTCGACATCCGGGCGCAGCGCGAGGTCATCGTGGCCGCCGGGGCGTACAACTCTCCGCAGCTGCTGATGCTGTCCGGGATCGGTCCGGCCGAACGCCTCGCGGCGGCGGGCGTGCCGGTCCTCGCCGACCTGCCCGAGGTCGGCCGCAACCTGCAGGACCATCCCGCCATATACCTGGTCTTCACACACGACGAGCCGGTCAGCCTGCTGTCCGCCGGTGAGGAAAGCAACGTTCGCCAGTTCGAGGCTGACGGCAGCGGACCGCTGTCGTCCAACGTGCCGGAAGCCGGTGGCTTCGTGCGTACCCAGAGCGACCTGGCGGCCCCCGACGTGCAGTACCACGTGCTGCCGGTGATGTTCGTCGAGTGCGCCCTCGGCGAGTCGGCCGAGCACGGCATTTCCTTCGGCCCCTGCGTGTTGCGGCCAGCCAGCCGCGGCGAGGTCAGCCTCGCCTCCGACGACCCGACAGCCAAGCCGCGTATCCGGCACCAGTACTACGAGGAGCCTGCGGACCTGCGGACGATGACAGCCGGCCTGCGAATCGCCATGGAGTTGGCCAGGCAGCCATCGCTGGCGCCGTACACCGTGCGCCCGTACGCGTACCCGGCTTCCACCGACGAGGCGGACCTGCATGCATTCGTGCGGGCACACACCCAGTCGGTCTTCCACCCGGCCGGCACCTGCGCGATCGGCCCCGTGCTGGACCCGGATCTGAGGGTGCACGGGGTGGACGGCCTGCGTGTGGTGGACGCATCCGTGCTGCCGCTTGTGCCGAGGGGCAACACCAACGCCCCGACCGTCGCGGTCGCGGAGCGGGCGGCGGACCTGATCCGTGGCCGCACCGAGGCGGCCCACAGCCGCAAGAGCTTGATGGAGGTGCATCAATGA
- a CDS encoding FAD-dependent oxidoreductase, giving the protein MKPGFIARVLRSARRVDAETVPAGRPDAVVGQRAVVVGGSVAGTLAARVLSDHYHEVVVVDRDEVLGIDVPRRGTPHTAHAHGLHGRGYLILTELFPGLRSDLQSRGVPVGDLGEMRWYFDGRRLQPARTGLLSITTQRPVLEEYLRSRVAALPNVTYRQGTELTGLRTTADNRRVTAVALRDMATGTESVLGADLVIDATGRGSRLPVWLEQLGYQRPVEERMKIGLAYTTRLYRKRPEMFDGTQSINPVASPAHPRGAFFGQVGEHECIVSLTGILGDHPPSDPDGFLAFARSLPVPDVYDGLRDAEPLTEPVTFTFPASLRRRYERLSRFPERLLVLGDAVCSFNPVYGQGMTVAAIEAMTLRKWLLRGAPPEPRGFLRDIGRVVDVPWQISTSGDLDFPGVPGKRSAMVRMGNAYMARVQYAATKDPSITARFMRVAGLIDPPSALMLPGFVRRVLRLSRDRTTGPAAASLTAFDPTDQVERAAS; this is encoded by the coding sequence ATGAAGCCCGGCTTCATCGCCCGCGTCCTGCGCTCCGCCCGCCGGGTCGACGCCGAGACGGTGCCGGCTGGGAGGCCAGATGCCGTCGTCGGGCAACGCGCCGTCGTCGTGGGCGGCAGCGTGGCCGGGACCCTCGCGGCGCGCGTTCTGTCCGACCACTATCACGAGGTGGTCGTCGTCGATCGCGACGAGGTGCTCGGCATCGACGTTCCCCGGCGCGGCACACCGCACACCGCGCACGCGCACGGACTGCACGGACGCGGATACCTGATCCTGACCGAGCTCTTCCCGGGCCTGCGGTCCGACCTGCAGAGCCGTGGCGTGCCGGTGGGTGATCTCGGTGAGATGCGCTGGTACTTCGACGGCCGACGCCTTCAACCGGCCCGTACCGGCCTGCTGTCGATCACCACTCAACGGCCGGTTCTCGAGGAGTATCTGCGTTCCCGGGTCGCTGCGCTGCCCAACGTGACGTACCGGCAGGGCACCGAGCTGACCGGCCTGCGGACCACCGCCGACAACCGGCGCGTCACCGCGGTGGCGCTGCGCGACATGGCGACCGGGACGGAGAGCGTTCTCGGCGCGGACCTCGTCATCGATGCCACCGGGCGCGGCTCCCGCCTGCCGGTGTGGCTGGAGCAGTTGGGCTACCAGCGGCCGGTCGAGGAACGCATGAAGATCGGCTTGGCGTACACCACCCGGCTATACCGCAAGCGGCCGGAGATGTTCGACGGGACCCAGTCCATCAACCCGGTCGCGTCGCCAGCGCACCCGCGCGGCGCGTTCTTCGGGCAGGTCGGCGAGCATGAGTGCATCGTGTCGCTGACCGGGATTCTTGGCGACCACCCGCCGTCGGACCCCGACGGCTTCCTGGCCTTCGCCCGTTCGCTGCCGGTGCCGGACGTGTACGACGGGCTGCGCGACGCCGAGCCGCTGACCGAGCCCGTGACGTTCACCTTCCCGGCGAGCCTGCGTCGCCGGTACGAGCGGCTGTCCCGCTTCCCGGAGCGCCTACTCGTGCTCGGCGACGCGGTCTGCAGCTTCAACCCGGTCTACGGCCAGGGCATGACGGTCGCCGCCATCGAGGCCATGACGCTGCGCAAGTGGCTGCTCCGCGGCGCGCCGCCCGAGCCGCGCGGGTTCCTGCGCGACATCGGTCGCGTCGTGGACGTGCCGTGGCAGATCTCCACCAGCGGCGACCTCGACTTCCCAGGTGTACCCGGCAAACGGTCGGCGATGGTGCGCATGGGCAACGCGTACATGGCCCGGGTGCAGTACGCGGCAACCAAGGACCCGTCGATCACCGCGAGGTTCATGCGTGTCGCCGGTCTGATCGACCCGCCGAGCGCGCTGATGCTCCCCGGCTTCGTCCGGCGCGTGCTGCGGCTGTCACGCGACCGCACAACCGGGCCGGCGGCCGCGTCTCTCACCGCATTCGACCCAACCGACCAGGTAGAGAGGGCTGCGTCATGA
- a CDS encoding epoxide hydrolase family protein has translation MKPFRIEIPQAAIDDLHRRLADVRWPAPLGDDDWSRGVPVWYLRELVEYWRTQYDWRAAEAELNRYPQFLAEINGVTVHFLHVRSPEPDAVPMLMTHGWPGSVAEFLDVIGPLTDPAAHGGDPADAFHLVIASPPGFGFSGPARPGWHAGTIAPVWAELMNQLGYDRYVVQGGDAGAVISQQVAAVAPDHVIGLHVNMLMTFPSGDPEELAGLSEVDQARLALMGRFDAELSGYMKLQATRPQTLAYALTDSPVGQLAWIVERFREWTDAAKVPDDAVSRDRLLTNVTIYWFTATAGTSAALYYEGAEGMRAMASGWRPEPIRVPAGVTVYPHDPFQPMRGLAHHYLADIVRWSEPDRGGHFAAMEEPDLFVDDVRAFGRIVR, from the coding sequence ATGAAACCGTTCCGCATCGAGATTCCGCAGGCCGCCATCGACGATCTCCACCGTCGGCTGGCCGACGTCCGCTGGCCCGCGCCATTGGGAGACGACGACTGGAGCCGCGGCGTACCGGTGTGGTATCTGCGTGAGCTCGTTGAGTACTGGCGTACCCAGTACGACTGGCGGGCCGCCGAGGCTGAGCTGAACCGGTACCCCCAGTTCCTCGCCGAGATCAACGGCGTCACCGTTCACTTCCTGCACGTACGTTCCCCGGAGCCGGACGCGGTGCCGATGCTGATGACCCACGGCTGGCCGGGCTCGGTGGCCGAGTTCCTCGACGTCATCGGCCCGCTGACCGACCCTGCCGCGCACGGCGGCGACCCGGCCGACGCGTTCCACCTCGTCATTGCCAGTCCGCCGGGGTTCGGCTTCTCCGGCCCGGCCCGCCCGGGGTGGCACGCGGGCACCATCGCGCCGGTCTGGGCCGAGCTGATGAACCAGCTGGGCTACGACCGGTACGTGGTCCAGGGCGGCGACGCCGGCGCGGTCATCTCGCAGCAGGTCGCCGCCGTGGCACCCGATCATGTCATCGGGTTGCACGTCAACATGCTGATGACCTTTCCGTCCGGCGACCCCGAGGAGTTGGCCGGGCTCAGCGAGGTCGACCAGGCGCGTCTCGCACTCATGGGCCGCTTCGACGCGGAGCTGTCCGGATACATGAAGCTGCAGGCGACCCGGCCGCAGACCTTGGCGTACGCGTTGACGGACTCGCCCGTGGGCCAGTTGGCCTGGATCGTGGAGCGGTTCCGGGAGTGGACCGACGCGGCGAAGGTGCCCGACGACGCGGTGTCGAGGGACCGGTTGCTGACCAACGTGACCATCTACTGGTTCACCGCCACCGCCGGCACGTCGGCCGCGCTCTACTACGAGGGCGCGGAGGGCATGCGCGCGATGGCCTCCGGCTGGCGGCCGGAACCGATACGGGTCCCGGCCGGCGTCACGGTGTACCCGCACGATCCCTTCCAGCCGATGCGTGGGCTGGCGCACCACTACCTGGCTGACATCGTGCGGTGGAGCGAGCCCGACCGGGGTGGTCACTTCGCCGCGATGGAGGAACCGGACCTGTTCGTCGACGACGTGCGAGCCTTCGGCCGCATCGTGCGGTGA